From the genome of Vicia villosa cultivar HV-30 ecotype Madison, WI linkage group LG2, Vvil1.0, whole genome shotgun sequence, one region includes:
- the LOC131646559 gene encoding uncharacterized protein LOC131646559 produces the protein MATATLVGPPEIYTLKSNPNPTTAETTVPTTPITFNDGLIDQMVADLNSLATNQQPPMGLTENMSPTFLSTGNPCLDFFFHVVPNTPPETLVQRLQLAWSQNPLTTLKLVCNLRGVRGTGKSDREGFYAAALWLHQHHPKTLASNVPSLADFGYFKDLPEILYRLLEGSQIRKIRKEEWTQRKRGSKNKRSSTSAPFGERKTKKKQSKDNDDNEGWKGTAKDSVITEEMAARAKAEKETAHALKEEKRIALAKKLVERYNRDPDFRSLHDAISDHFADCLKKDLEFLKSGSSTKISLAAKWCPSVDSSFDRSTLLCESIAKRIFPREEYEGVEEAHYAYRVRDRLRKDVLVPLRKVLELPEVFIGAKQWNLLPYNRVASVAMKFYKEKFLKHDKERFEKYLEDVKDGKTTIAAGALLPHEIIGSLGDGDGGEVAELQWKRIVDDLLKKGKMTNCIAVCDVSGSMCGIPMEVSVALGLLVSELSEEPWKGKVITFSADPQLHLIEGDSLKSKTEFVRNMDWGMNTDFQKVFDRILDVAVNGKLKEEQMIKRIFVFSDMEFDEASKNYDMESENSDIDQASGNSWETDYQAITRKYKEKGYGSAVPQIVFWNLRNSKATPVPSTQKGVALVSGFSKNLLTLFLDNEGDISPLEAMEAAIAGPEYQKLVVLD, from the coding sequence ATGGCCACCGCAACTCTCGTTGGCCCACCTGAGATTTACACTCTCAAATCAAACCCTAACCCCACCACCGCTGAAACCACCGTCCCCACTACTCCCATAACCTTCAACGACGGTCTCATTGATCAGATGGTAGCTGACCTCAATTCTCTAGCAACTAACCAGCAGCCACCGATGGGGTTAACCGAGAACATGTCACCAACATTTCTCTCAACAGGTAACCCATGTCTCGACTTTTTCTTCCATGTTGTCCCCAACACTCCCCCTGAAACACTCGTTCAGAGACTCCAGCTTGCTTGGTCACAAAACCCACTCACCACCCTCAAACTCGTATGTAACCTCCGTGGTGTTCGTGGTACCGGAAAGTCCGATCGCGAAGGCTTCTACGCCGCCGCTCTCTGGCTTCACCAACATCACcccaaaaccctagcttccaaTGTTCCTTCCCTCGCTGACTTTGGTTACTTCAAAGATCTCCCTGAGATCCTTTACCGTCTTCTAGAAGGTTCGCAGATTCGTAAAATTCGGAAAGAAGAGTGGACTCAGAGGAAACGTGGATCCAAAAACAAGCGCTCATCTACATCAGCTCCTTTTGGTGAAAGAAAAACAAAGAAGAAGCAAAGCAAAGACAATGACGACAACGAAGGCTGGAAAGGTACCGCAAAAGACTCTGTGATCACTGAAGAGATGGCGGCCAGAGCTAAGGCTGAGAAAGAAACCGCCCATGCTTTGAAGGAGGAGAAGAGGATTGCATTGGCTAAGAAGCTGGTTGAACGTTACAATCGTGACCCTGATTTCCGATCGCTTCACGATGCTATATCTGATCATTTTGCGGATTGCTTGAAGAAAGATCTCGAGTTTTTGAAATCTGGGTCGTCCACAAAAATCAGTCTTGCTGCTAAATGGTGTCCTTCCGTTGACTCTTCCTTTGATAGGTCAACGCTTTTGTGTGAGAGCATTGCAAAGAGGATCTTCCCTAGGGAGGAGTATGAGGGTGTGGAGGAGGCTCATTATGCTTATAGGGTTCGTGATCGCTTGAGGAAGGATGTGTTGGTGCCCTTGAGGAAGGTGTTGGAGTTGCCTGAGGTGTTTATTGGGGCTAAACAATGGAATTTGCTTCCTTACAATAGGGTTGCTTCTGTGGCCATGAAGTTTTATAAGGAGAAGTTTTTGAAGCATGATAAGGAGAGGTTTGAGAAGTACTTGGAAGATGTGAAAGACGGGAAGACTACTATTGCAGCCGGTGCTTTGCTTCCCCATGAGATTATAGGGTCTTTGGGTGATGGAGATGGTGGGGAAGTGGCTGAGCTGCAATGGAAGAGAATAGTTGATGATTTGCTGAAGAAAGGAAAGATGACTAATTGTATTGCTGTGTGTGATGTGTCTGGGAGCATGTGTGGGATCCCTATGGAGGTGTCTGTTGCATTGGGATTGTTGGTTTCTGAATTGAGTGAGGAACCTTGGAAAGGGAAGGTTATTACTTTCAGTGCCGATCCTCAGCTTCATTTGATTGAGGGGGATAGTCTCAAGTCCAAAACAGAATTTGTGAGGAACATGGATTGGGGGATGAACACTGATTTCCAGAAGGTGTTTGATCGCATATTGGATGTGGCTGTAAATGGGAAACTCAAGGAGGAACAGATGATTAAGAGGATATTTGTATTCAGTGACATGGAGTTTGATGAAGCATCTAAAAACTATGACATGGAGTCTGAAAATTCTGACATTGATCAAGCATCTGGAAACTCTTGGGAGACAGATTACCAAGCAATCACTAGGAAGTATAAAGAGAAAGGGTATGGTTCTGCCGTGCCTCAGATAGTTTTTTGGAATCTGAGAAACTCGAAAGCGACCCCGGTGCCATCCACTCAGAAAGGAGTGGCGCTGGTGAGTGGATTTTCTAAGAATCTGCTGACATTGTTCTTGGATAATGAGGGTGATATAAGTCCTTTAGAAGCCATGGAAGCTGCCATCGCTGGCCCGGAGTATCAGAAACTAGTTGTGCTGGATTAG